In a genomic window of Streptomyces roseoviridis:
- a CDS encoding class I SAM-dependent DNA methyltransferase: MPPRKKKPADQAELFTASTPKEIQAILWKAADKLRGSMDANQYKEFVLGLIFLKYVSDAFEERREQLAKELAEEGIAEDRLEEFLEDQDEYTGHHVFWVPESARWSSISANAKSGTVGEVLDQAMDAIMKANPSLTGVLPKIFNKDNVDKKRLAELVDLITDARFGGSDDKPAQDVLGEVYEYFLGNFARAEGKRGGEFYTPSSVVRLLVEVLEPYEGRVYDPACGSGGMFVQAAKFIEAHRGRSHKADISVFGQELNERTWRLAKMNLAIHGIDGNLAARWGDTFADDKHPDLKADYVMANPPFNIKDWARNESDPRWKYGVPPRGNANYAWLQHMISKLGERGTAGVVLANGSMSSQQSGEGEIRQALVDGDMVACMVALPAQLFRTTAIPACLWFLAKDKSPGGVKGQKAAAADRRGEILFIDARDMGEMVDRTERVLTDADLAKIAGTYHAWRGTTSAKDAGETYADVPGFCASADLKTVQEHGYVLTPGRYVGAVEAEEEDAEAVAEKISRLTTELYELFDKSDQLAKTVREQLGKIDD, translated from the coding sequence ATGCCTCCCCGGAAGAAGAAGCCCGCCGACCAGGCGGAGCTGTTCACCGCCTCCACGCCCAAGGAGATCCAGGCCATCCTCTGGAAGGCCGCCGACAAGCTGCGCGGCTCCATGGACGCCAACCAGTACAAGGAGTTCGTCCTCGGCCTGATCTTCCTCAAGTACGTCTCCGATGCCTTCGAAGAGCGCCGCGAACAGCTCGCCAAGGAACTGGCGGAGGAAGGCATCGCCGAAGACCGGCTGGAGGAGTTCCTGGAGGACCAGGACGAGTACACCGGGCACCACGTCTTCTGGGTCCCTGAGAGCGCCCGCTGGTCGTCGATCTCCGCCAACGCCAAGAGCGGCACCGTCGGCGAGGTCCTCGACCAGGCGATGGACGCCATCATGAAGGCCAACCCGTCGCTGACCGGCGTCCTCCCTAAGATCTTCAACAAGGACAACGTCGACAAGAAGCGCCTGGCCGAACTCGTCGACCTCATCACCGACGCCCGTTTCGGTGGCAGCGACGACAAGCCCGCCCAGGACGTCCTCGGCGAGGTCTACGAGTACTTCCTCGGCAACTTCGCCCGCGCGGAAGGCAAGCGGGGCGGCGAGTTCTACACCCCGAGCAGCGTCGTCCGCCTTCTTGTGGAGGTCCTGGAACCGTACGAGGGCCGCGTGTACGACCCGGCCTGCGGCTCAGGCGGCATGTTCGTCCAGGCCGCCAAGTTCATCGAGGCCCACCGCGGCCGCAGCCACAAGGCAGACATCTCCGTCTTCGGCCAGGAACTCAACGAACGCACCTGGCGCCTTGCCAAGATGAACCTCGCCATCCACGGCATCGACGGCAACCTCGCCGCCCGCTGGGGCGACACCTTCGCCGACGACAAACACCCGGACCTCAAGGCCGACTACGTCATGGCCAACCCGCCCTTCAACATCAAGGACTGGGCGCGCAACGAGTCGGACCCGCGATGGAAGTACGGCGTCCCGCCGAGGGGTAACGCCAACTACGCCTGGCTCCAGCACATGATCAGCAAGCTGGGGGAGCGGGGAACGGCCGGCGTCGTCCTTGCCAACGGCTCGATGAGCAGCCAGCAGAGCGGCGAGGGCGAGATCCGGCAAGCGCTGGTGGACGGCGACATGGTGGCGTGCATGGTCGCGCTGCCGGCGCAGCTGTTCCGGACGACGGCGATTCCGGCGTGTCTCTGGTTCCTGGCGAAGGACAAGTCGCCGGGGGGTGTGAAGGGGCAGAAGGCCGCGGCTGCGGATCGCCGGGGCGAGATCCTGTTCATCGACGCCCGGGACATGGGCGAGATGGTCGACCGCACCGAGCGTGTCCTGACGGACGCCGACCTCGCGAAGATCGCGGGGACCTACCACGCGTGGCGCGGGACGACGAGCGCGAAGGACGCGGGAGAGACGTACGCGGATGTGCCGGGGTTCTGCGCTAGCGCGGACCTGAAGACGGTCCAGGAGCACGGGTACGTGCTGACACCGGGGCGGTACGTCGGAGCGGTCGAGGCGGAGGAAGAGGACGCTGAAGCGGTCGCGGAGAAGATCTCGCGGCTGACGACGGAGCTGTACGAGCTGTTCGACAAGTCGGATCAGCTGGCGAAGACGGTGCGTGAGCAGCTGGGGAAGATTGATGACTGA
- a CDS encoding DUF6119 family protein, which translates to MSSTASKRTLYRLTHVKATPESMLEALDVDALDTLDAVVRDVSDHMGVPALAVSFAVAKEEAAWGKDILRLAGESDLLQSEQRTGALLVLAVDDVVYAIGFDQGYRLLPAQLKDAHFGLSFGIRAINPRQVRDFTASVLGQARIDSSLISAGASVPALGLRDHGRIIRHLGGYLDEVDLTAGSGTRNGAMTAEGGIGLRIKLGTTPATLIKDIRAIAAICEHVVPHPDLAFVEHITAVKDPSLIDALDAELDTTLGRPADGRIMTAVPFSQSTDLPRSTACTIKIGSCPPHLRDEFSLDYVLERARVIKAGARVTALRQGTVELFRDTLSARTALAPRTASLEALSKETAMKWIEATFSLGSRTFCLLDGEWYELGAGYLRNVNETVAPLFPDTPSVDLPRWPLVEKLNKKGTRVMRPVDEGDYNKLAAQARRGWVCLDKKNVHNPFRASNSVEICDLFTEDDTLVLVKPAHSSSSLSHLFSQARVSVELLFENAAVRAEFARSVHVNSDPARSIPEDFTPRRVVFAILLKDGAKLTPDSLFPFSAITLAQTAKALAARGVTVEVIGIESESAQSSMFDEAA; encoded by the coding sequence GTGTCCAGCACCGCGTCGAAGCGCACCCTGTACCGCCTGACCCACGTCAAGGCGACCCCTGAGTCGATGCTCGAAGCCCTCGACGTCGACGCCCTCGACACCCTGGACGCGGTCGTGCGCGACGTCAGCGATCACATGGGAGTTCCCGCCCTCGCGGTGTCCTTCGCCGTAGCGAAGGAGGAAGCCGCCTGGGGCAAGGACATCCTCCGGCTCGCCGGCGAATCGGACCTGCTGCAGAGCGAGCAGCGCACCGGCGCACTGCTCGTGCTCGCCGTCGACGACGTGGTGTACGCGATCGGCTTCGACCAGGGCTACCGGCTTCTCCCCGCCCAGCTCAAGGACGCGCACTTCGGTCTGTCCTTCGGTATCCGCGCCATCAACCCGCGTCAGGTGCGGGACTTCACTGCCAGCGTCCTCGGCCAGGCGCGCATCGACAGTTCCCTGATCTCTGCCGGCGCCTCCGTACCGGCACTCGGACTCCGGGACCACGGGCGGATCATCCGCCACCTCGGCGGCTACCTCGACGAAGTCGACCTCACCGCAGGGAGCGGCACCAGGAACGGGGCCATGACCGCAGAGGGCGGCATCGGTCTCCGTATCAAACTCGGCACCACCCCCGCCACACTGATCAAGGACATCCGCGCCATCGCCGCGATCTGCGAGCACGTCGTTCCCCACCCCGACCTGGCCTTCGTCGAGCACATCACCGCGGTCAAGGACCCTTCCCTCATCGACGCGCTCGACGCGGAACTGGACACCACGCTCGGCCGTCCCGCAGACGGCCGGATCATGACCGCCGTCCCCTTCTCCCAGAGCACCGACCTGCCCCGGTCCACCGCCTGCACCATCAAGATCGGGTCCTGCCCGCCCCACCTCCGGGACGAGTTCAGTCTCGACTACGTCCTGGAGCGGGCCCGTGTGATCAAGGCAGGCGCCCGCGTCACGGCGCTCCGGCAGGGCACCGTCGAACTGTTTCGTGACACGCTCTCCGCACGGACCGCGCTCGCCCCGCGCACCGCCTCCCTGGAAGCCCTGTCCAAGGAAACCGCCATGAAGTGGATCGAGGCCACTTTCTCCCTCGGCTCCCGCACGTTCTGTCTGCTCGACGGTGAGTGGTACGAGCTCGGGGCGGGCTACCTGCGCAACGTCAACGAGACCGTGGCTCCCTTGTTCCCCGACACGCCCTCCGTCGATCTCCCCCGCTGGCCGCTCGTCGAGAAGCTCAACAAGAAGGGTACGCGCGTGATGCGTCCCGTAGACGAAGGCGACTACAACAAGCTGGCTGCCCAGGCCCGTCGCGGCTGGGTCTGCCTGGACAAGAAGAATGTCCACAACCCTTTTCGGGCAAGCAACTCCGTCGAGATCTGCGACCTGTTCACCGAGGACGACACTCTTGTCCTCGTGAAGCCCGCGCACTCCTCAAGCTCGCTGAGTCACCTGTTCAGCCAGGCGCGCGTCTCCGTTGAGCTCCTCTTCGAGAACGCGGCCGTACGCGCGGAGTTCGCCCGGTCCGTACACGTCAACAGCGATCCGGCCCGCAGCATCCCCGAGGACTTCACCCCGCGCCGCGTCGTCTTCGCGATCCTTCTGAAGGACGGAGCCAAGCTCACGCCGGACTCCCTCTTCCCGTTCTCCGCCATCACCCTGGCCCAGACCGCGAAGGCCCTCGCCGCTCGCGGCGTGACCGTCGAAGTCATCGGCATCGAAAGCGAGTCGGCCCAGTCCTCAATGTTCGACGAGGCTGCATAG
- a CDS encoding DNA-binding protein, producing MARRRLSHEGTLVLDSEGLSKLLADEEQVVALIAEARSRGMEVVISALTIIEAVHARTNKSRLNWVLSGLRVVPVGDEEARAASKLLMNAGLHGHKYAIDAAVAEAALRQHRPVAMLTSDIDDMAKLCGERVRLVAV from the coding sequence GTGGCCCGCCGCAGGCTGAGTCACGAGGGGACGCTCGTCCTCGACAGCGAGGGACTCTCGAAGCTGCTCGCTGACGAAGAACAGGTGGTGGCTCTGATTGCTGAGGCGCGCTCGCGTGGCATGGAGGTCGTGATCAGTGCGCTCACCATCATCGAGGCCGTCCACGCCCGTACGAACAAGTCACGCCTGAACTGGGTGCTTTCCGGGCTGCGGGTCGTCCCGGTCGGTGACGAGGAGGCGAGGGCTGCCTCGAAGTTGCTGATGAATGCCGGATTGCACGGACACAAGTACGCGATCGATGCGGCCGTCGCCGAGGCCGCGCTGCGACAGCACCGCCCCGTGGCCATGCTGACTTCCGATATTGACGACATGGCCAAGCTGTGCGGCGAGCGGGTCCGGCTCGTGGCGGTGTGA
- the ychF gene encoding redox-regulated ATPase YchF, whose translation MSLTIGIVGLPNVGKSTLFNALTKNDVLAANYPFATIEPNVGVVGVPDARLEKLAEIFGSQRILPATVDFVDIAGIVRGASEGEGLGNKFLANIRESDAICQVIRAFKDENVVHVDGKVSPKDDIETINTELILADLQTIEKVLPRLQKESRIKKDVAPKVAAVEAAKEILEKGDTLFSQGIVQGSEKAELLHDLHLLTTKPFLYVFNVDEDELTDETFKDEQRALVAPAEAIFLNAKLEADLAELDEEDAMELLQSVGAEEPGLATLARVGFDTLGLQTYLTAGPKESRAWTIKKGATAPEAAGVIHTDFQKGFIKAEVISFHDLVETGSVAEARAAGKARMEGKEYVMQDGDVVEFRFNV comes from the coding sequence GTGTCGCTCACGATCGGAATCGTCGGCCTGCCGAATGTCGGCAAGTCGACCCTGTTCAACGCCCTGACCAAGAACGACGTGCTGGCGGCCAACTACCCGTTCGCCACGATCGAGCCCAACGTCGGCGTCGTCGGCGTGCCGGACGCCCGTCTGGAGAAGCTCGCCGAGATCTTCGGCTCGCAGCGGATCCTCCCGGCGACGGTCGACTTCGTCGACATCGCCGGCATCGTGCGCGGCGCGAGCGAGGGCGAGGGCCTGGGCAACAAGTTCCTGGCGAACATCCGGGAGTCGGACGCGATCTGCCAGGTCATCCGTGCCTTCAAGGACGAGAACGTCGTCCACGTCGACGGCAAGGTCTCGCCCAAGGACGACATCGAGACGATCAACACCGAGCTGATCCTCGCGGACCTCCAGACCATCGAGAAGGTCCTCCCGCGCCTCCAGAAGGAGTCCCGGATCAAGAAGGACGTGGCTCCGAAGGTCGCGGCGGTGGAGGCGGCCAAGGAGATCCTGGAGAAGGGCGACACCCTCTTCTCGCAGGGCATCGTCCAGGGCTCGGAGAAGGCGGAGCTGCTGCACGACCTCCACCTGCTGACCACGAAGCCGTTCCTCTACGTGTTCAACGTCGACGAGGACGAGCTGACCGACGAGACCTTCAAGGACGAGCAGCGCGCCCTCGTCGCCCCGGCCGAGGCGATCTTCCTCAACGCCAAGCTGGAGGCGGACCTCGCGGAGCTCGACGAGGAGGACGCCATGGAGCTCCTCCAGTCGGTCGGCGCGGAGGAGCCCGGCCTCGCGACCCTGGCCCGCGTGGGCTTCGACACCCTCGGCCTCCAGACCTACCTGACGGCCGGCCCCAAGGAGTCCCGCGCCTGGACCATCAAGAAGGGCGCGACGGCCCCCGAGGCGGCCGGTGTGATCCACACCGACTTCCAGAAGGGCTTCATCAAGGCCGAGGTCATCTCCTTCCACGACCTCGTCGAGACGGGCTCGGTCGCCGAGGCCCGCGCGGCCGGCAAGGCCCGCATGGAGGGCAAGGAGTACGTCATGCAGGACGGCGACGTGGTGGAGTTCCGCTTCAACGTGTAG
- a CDS encoding DUF6542 domain-containing protein yields MEQHRTRKPQPRRPAGGRPKAPLTPPGALVEGAAVYRVAARQGPGRPRLERPAPPVVVALRRLPNPRLTGLGAGLFASAAMLVIGFLDWLLFDGSPLVFGLLFLPVSALTALWVRTADLVTAPISVPIAFAVGVVPISGGTSGVGGQAMALVTALAVHAGWLYGGTLVAGVIASVRKVRDMGRRQRAAAAGSPVRPVRRPAPERG; encoded by the coding sequence GTGGAGCAGCACAGGACACGCAAGCCGCAGCCCCGCCGCCCCGCCGGGGGACGGCCGAAGGCCCCTCTGACGCCGCCCGGCGCGCTGGTCGAGGGTGCGGCGGTCTATCGCGTCGCCGCGCGGCAGGGCCCCGGCCGTCCGCGGCTCGAGCGGCCCGCGCCGCCGGTGGTGGTGGCGCTGCGCAGGCTGCCCAACCCCCGGCTCACCGGTCTCGGCGCCGGTCTGTTCGCCTCGGCCGCGATGCTGGTGATCGGCTTCCTCGACTGGCTGCTGTTCGACGGCTCCCCGCTCGTCTTCGGCCTGCTGTTCCTGCCGGTCAGCGCCCTGACGGCGCTCTGGGTCAGGACCGCCGACCTGGTGACCGCGCCGATCAGCGTGCCGATCGCCTTCGCGGTCGGCGTCGTGCCGATCTCGGGCGGTACGAGCGGGGTCGGCGGCCAGGCGATGGCCCTGGTCACGGCGCTCGCCGTACACGCCGGGTGGCTGTACGGCGGCACGCTCGTGGCCGGGGTGATCGCGAGCGTACGGAAGGTGCGGGACATGGGCCGCCGTCAGCGCGCCGCCGCGGCGGGCTCTCCCGTACGCCCGGTACGCCGCCCGGCCCCGGAGCGCGGCTAG
- the ppgK gene encoding polyphosphate--glucose phosphotransferase, with protein sequence MNVFGVDIGGSGIKGAPVDLDRGDLAEPRHKVLTPQPATPDGVVGCVVEVVRNFDWSGPVGVTFPGVVTGSTIRTAANVDKGWIGVDAGRLISERLDGLPVTVLNDADAAGIAEMSFGAGRGRTGTVVVLTLGTGIGSAVFTGGRLLPNTELGHLELKGHDAEKRASAKAREDEDLTWEHWATRRLRKYLAHVEMLFSPELFIIGGGVSRKADRFLPLIEGIEAEIVPAELQNNAGIVGAAMAARPEAR encoded by the coding sequence ATGAACGTCTTCGGAGTGGACATCGGCGGATCGGGCATCAAGGGCGCCCCCGTGGACCTCGACCGCGGCGACCTGGCCGAGCCCCGCCACAAGGTACTCACCCCGCAGCCCGCGACACCCGACGGTGTCGTGGGCTGCGTCGTCGAGGTCGTACGGAACTTCGACTGGTCAGGACCGGTCGGCGTCACCTTCCCCGGGGTCGTGACCGGCTCCACGATCCGTACCGCCGCCAACGTGGACAAGGGCTGGATCGGGGTCGACGCGGGCAGGCTGATCAGCGAGCGGCTGGACGGACTCCCGGTGACCGTGCTCAACGACGCCGACGCGGCCGGCATCGCCGAGATGTCCTTCGGCGCGGGCCGGGGCCGCACGGGCACCGTCGTCGTGCTGACGCTCGGCACCGGCATCGGCTCGGCCGTCTTCACCGGCGGCCGGCTGCTGCCCAACACCGAGCTGGGACACCTGGAGCTCAAGGGCCACGACGCGGAGAAGCGCGCCTCGGCGAAGGCGCGCGAGGACGAGGACCTGACCTGGGAGCACTGGGCGACCCGGCGCCTGCGGAAGTACCTGGCGCACGTGGAGATGCTGTTCTCGCCGGAGCTCTTCATCATCGGCGGCGGCGTCAGCCGCAAGGCGGACCGGTTCCTGCCCCTGATCGAGGGCATCGAGGCCGAGATCGTCCCGGCGGAGCTCCAGAACAACGCGGGGATCGTGGGCGCGGCGATGGCGGCGCGCCCGGAGGCGCGGTAG
- a CDS encoding 4-hydroxy-3-methylbut-2-enyl diphosphate reductase yields the protein MGPMTATPAPTPATNRPKRVLLAAPRGYCAGVDRAVIAVEKALEQYGAPIYVRHEIVHNKYVVQTLERKGAIFVDQATEVPPGNIVMFSAHGVAPTVHEEARQGRLKTIDATCPLVTKVHKEAVRFAKEDFDILLIGHEGHEEVIGTSGEAPDHIQLVDGPEDVAKVEVRDPSRVVWLSQTTLSVDETMETVDALKEKFPQLISPPSDDICYATQNRQLAIKELAGQAELVIVVGSKNSSNSQRMVDVAKQAGAPAAYLVDFASEIDEAWLEGVTSVGLSSGASVPDVLVQEVLEWLSERGYADVELVKTADESLTFSLPKELRNRDLRAEAAALVESE from the coding sequence ATGGGGCCCATGACTGCAACGCCCGCGCCGACGCCCGCGACGAACCGCCCGAAGCGTGTCCTGCTCGCCGCTCCCCGCGGATACTGCGCGGGCGTGGACCGCGCCGTGATCGCGGTGGAGAAGGCCCTGGAGCAGTACGGGGCCCCGATCTACGTCCGGCACGAGATCGTGCACAACAAGTACGTCGTGCAGACCCTGGAGCGGAAGGGCGCGATCTTCGTCGACCAGGCGACCGAGGTGCCGCCCGGCAACATCGTGATGTTCTCCGCCCACGGCGTCGCCCCGACCGTCCACGAGGAGGCCCGCCAGGGCCGCCTGAAGACGATCGACGCGACCTGCCCGCTGGTCACCAAGGTCCACAAGGAGGCCGTGCGGTTCGCCAAGGAGGACTTCGACATCCTCCTCATCGGCCACGAGGGCCACGAGGAGGTCATCGGCACCTCCGGCGAGGCCCCCGACCACATCCAGCTCGTCGACGGCCCCGAGGACGTCGCCAAGGTCGAGGTCCGCGACCCGTCCCGGGTCGTCTGGCTCTCCCAGACCACGCTCTCGGTCGACGAGACCATGGAGACGGTGGACGCGCTGAAGGAGAAGTTCCCGCAGCTGATCTCCCCGCCGTCCGACGACATCTGCTACGCCACCCAGAACCGCCAGCTGGCCATCAAGGAGCTCGCCGGCCAGGCCGAGCTGGTCATCGTCGTCGGCTCCAAGAACTCCTCGAACTCGCAGCGCATGGTCGACGTCGCCAAGCAGGCCGGCGCCCCCGCCGCGTACCTGGTCGACTTCGCCAGCGAGATCGACGAAGCCTGGCTCGAGGGCGTCACCAGCGTCGGCCTGTCCTCCGGCGCATCCGTCCCGGACGTGCTGGTCCAGGAGGTCCTGGAGTGGCTGTCCGAGCGCGGCTACGCCGACGTCGAGCTGGTCAAGACCGCCGACGAGTCGCTCACCTTCTCGCTGCCCAAGGAGCTCCGCAACAGGGACCTGCGGGCGGAGGCCGCCGCCCTGGTGGAAAGCGAGTAA
- a CDS encoding APC family permease translates to MAQEAQVGEHETLRRNLGFRDLVVYGLLFIAPMAPVGVFGTLDAKSHGAVALVYLVATVAMAFTAFSYAQMVRVAPRAGSVFTYARTALGEGPGFVAGWMAMLDYLLIPAVAYLFAGIAMEALVPGVDRWVWTGLAVVLTTLLNLWGVRAAARVGFAVLAMEIAVLLVFVVSAIVVLVRDGARRDWWSPLTGDAGFSAAAVIGAVSVAVLSYLGFDAIASFAEEVTGGSAKVARAVLFCLALAGVLFVAQTWLVALLEPVSSAELAADPAAQGSAFYDAVDAGVGDWLHDLVAVSKAIGAAFAALAGQAAGGRLLFAMGRERRLPHVLARTDSGVPRVALLVSAAVTMVAAVWAARRDDGLDHLVSVVDIGALTAFVLLHASVVGWFAVRRMAGPPRWLPHLVAPAVGAAILIAVIVEAAASAQVVGVVWLGIGLIVLAVQGTRRAVR, encoded by the coding sequence ATGGCACAGGAAGCCCAGGTCGGGGAGCACGAGACCCTTCGCCGGAATCTTGGATTCCGCGATCTTGTCGTGTACGGACTCCTCTTCATCGCGCCCATGGCACCGGTCGGTGTCTTCGGCACCCTCGACGCCAAGTCGCACGGCGCCGTCGCGCTCGTGTACCTGGTGGCGACCGTCGCCATGGCGTTCACCGCCTTCAGTTACGCGCAGATGGTGCGGGTCGCGCCGCGGGCCGGGTCCGTCTTCACGTACGCGCGGACGGCGCTGGGCGAGGGCCCGGGCTTCGTGGCCGGCTGGATGGCCATGCTCGACTACCTGCTCATCCCGGCGGTGGCGTACCTCTTCGCCGGCATCGCCATGGAGGCGCTGGTCCCGGGGGTGGACCGGTGGGTGTGGACGGGCCTCGCGGTCGTCCTCACGACGCTGCTCAACCTGTGGGGCGTGCGGGCCGCGGCCCGGGTCGGCTTCGCGGTGCTGGCGATGGAGATCGCGGTGCTGCTGGTCTTCGTCGTGTCCGCGATCGTGGTGCTCGTACGGGACGGGGCGCGGCGCGACTGGTGGTCGCCGCTGACGGGGGACGCCGGGTTCTCGGCCGCGGCGGTGATCGGCGCGGTGTCGGTGGCGGTCCTGTCGTACCTGGGCTTCGACGCGATCGCGTCCTTCGCCGAGGAGGTGACGGGCGGCTCGGCCAAGGTGGCGCGGGCGGTCCTGTTCTGCCTGGCGCTCGCGGGCGTGCTGTTCGTGGCGCAGACCTGGCTGGTGGCGCTGCTGGAGCCGGTGTCGTCGGCGGAGCTGGCGGCGGATCCGGCGGCGCAGGGCTCGGCGTTCTACGACGCGGTGGACGCGGGCGTGGGCGACTGGCTGCACGATCTGGTGGCCGTCTCGAAGGCGATCGGCGCGGCCTTCGCGGCCCTGGCCGGGCAGGCGGCGGGCGGGCGCCTGCTCTTCGCGATGGGCCGCGAGCGCCGTCTGCCGCACGTCCTGGCCCGTACGGACTCGGGCGTGCCGAGGGTGGCGCTGCTGGTGTCGGCGGCGGTGACGATGGTCGCCGCGGTGTGGGCGGCCCGCCGTGACGACGGGCTCGACCACCTGGTGTCGGTCGTCGACATCGGCGCCCTGACGGCCTTCGTCCTGCTGCACGCGAGCGTGGTGGGCTGGTTCGCCGTTCGCCGTATGGCGGGCCCGCCGCGCTGGCTGCCCCACCTGGTGGCCCCCGCCGTCGGCGCGGCCATCCTGATCGCGGTGATCGTCGAGGCGGCCGCCTCGGCCCAGGTGGTGGGCGTCGTCTGGCTGGGCATCGGCCTGATCGTCCTGGCGGTGCAGGGCACGCGGCGCGCGGTGCGGTAG
- the xseA gene encoding exodeoxyribonuclease VII large subunit, whose protein sequence is MGLNTSAEAPLPVGEVSRLIGGWIDRLGAVWVEGQITQLSRRPGAGVVFLTLRDPSYDISINVTCYRQVFDAVADVVSEGARVVVHAKPEWYAPRGQLSLRAAEIRPVGIGELLARLEQLKRSLGAEGLFALDRKKPLPFLPQLVGLVVGRASAAERDVLENARRRWPAVRFEVRNVAVQGVKAVPQVIQAVKELDAHDDVDVIIVARGGGSVEDLLPFSDEQLVRAVADCRTPVVSAIGHEPDSPLLDLVADLRASTPTDAAKKVVPDVGEELERVRGLRDRALRCVRGLLEREERGLAHALARPVMEHPQRMVEVREDELDALLARSRRTLGHLLDRADSELSHTRARVRALSPAATMERGYAVLQRADGSVVRDPEEVAVDERLRARVAAGEFTVRRVADPDPA, encoded by the coding sequence ATGGGTCTGAACACGTCTGCGGAAGCGCCGCTGCCCGTCGGCGAGGTCTCGCGGCTCATCGGGGGGTGGATCGACCGGTTGGGGGCCGTCTGGGTCGAGGGGCAGATCACGCAGTTGTCGCGGCGGCCGGGGGCCGGGGTCGTGTTCCTGACGCTGCGGGATCCCTCGTACGACATCTCGATCAACGTCACCTGCTATCGCCAGGTCTTCGACGCCGTCGCCGACGTCGTGTCGGAGGGCGCGCGGGTGGTGGTGCACGCCAAGCCGGAGTGGTACGCGCCGCGCGGGCAGCTGTCGCTGCGGGCGGCGGAGATCAGGCCGGTGGGGATCGGGGAGCTGCTGGCCCGGCTGGAGCAGCTGAAGCGGAGCCTCGGCGCGGAGGGCCTGTTCGCCCTGGACCGCAAGAAGCCGCTGCCGTTCCTGCCGCAGCTGGTCGGTCTGGTCGTCGGCCGGGCGTCGGCCGCCGAGCGGGACGTGCTGGAGAACGCGCGGCGGCGCTGGCCGGCCGTCCGGTTCGAGGTGCGGAACGTGGCGGTGCAGGGCGTGAAGGCCGTGCCGCAGGTGATCCAGGCCGTGAAGGAGCTGGACGCCCACGACGACGTCGACGTGATCATCGTGGCGCGGGGCGGCGGCAGCGTCGAGGACCTGCTGCCGTTCTCGGACGAGCAGCTGGTGCGCGCGGTCGCCGACTGTCGTACGCCGGTGGTGTCGGCCATCGGCCACGAGCCGGACTCGCCGCTGCTCGACCTGGTCGCGGACCTGCGGGCGTCCACGCCGACGGACGCGGCCAAGAAGGTGGTCCCGGACGTCGGCGAGGAGCTGGAGCGCGTGCGGGGACTGCGGGACCGGGCGCTGCGGTGTGTGCGCGGGCTCCTCGAACGGGAGGAGCGGGGCCTCGCGCACGCGCTGGCCCGGCCGGTGATGGAGCATCCGCAGCGGATGGTGGAGGTGCGGGAGGACGAGCTGGACGCGCTGCTGGCGCGCAGTCGGCGGACCCTCGGGCATCTCCTGGACCGGGCCGACTCCGAGCTGTCGCACACCCGGGCGCGGGTCCGGGCGCTGTCGCCGGCGGCGACGATGGAGCGGGGGTACGCGGTGCTGCAGCGGGCGGACGGATCGGTGGTGCGCGACCCGGAGGAGGTCGCGGTGGACGAGCGGCTGCGGGCCCGGGTCGCGGCGGGTGAGTTCACGGTGCGCCGGGTGGCCGACCCGGACCCGGCCTGA
- a CDS encoding exodeoxyribonuclease VII small subunit: MAAGTEETALGYEQARDELIEVVRRLEAGGTTLEESLALWERGEELAKVCRRWLEGARARLDASLAAERGTEDSEAAG, translated from the coding sequence ATGGCAGCCGGCACGGAAGAGACCGCTCTCGGTTACGAGCAGGCGCGCGACGAGCTCATCGAGGTGGTCCGGCGCCTGGAGGCGGGCGGGACGACCCTGGAGGAGTCGCTGGCGCTGTGGGAGCGGGGCGAGGAGCTGGCGAAGGTGTGCCGGCGCTGGCTGGAGGGGGCGCGGGCGCGGCTCGACGCGTCGCTGGCCGCCGAGCGGGGCACGGAGGACTCGGAGGCGGCCGGGTAG
- a CDS encoding malonic semialdehyde reductase: protein MSLALDPAAQDLLFREARTANTFTDEPVTDEQVQAIYDLVKYGPTAFNQSPLRITLVRSPEARERLVAHMAEGNQAKTKAAPLVAILSADNEFHDELPALLPHFPQAKDMFFAERPVREQSALLNAALQAAYFIVGVRAAGLAAGPMTGLDFAGVQKEFLDDDHTPLMVVNIGKPGEDAWFPRSPRLAFDEVVTTV, encoded by the coding sequence ATGTCCCTCGCCCTTGACCCCGCCGCCCAGGACCTCCTCTTCCGCGAGGCCCGCACGGCCAACACGTTCACCGACGAGCCGGTGACCGACGAGCAGGTCCAGGCGATCTACGACCTGGTCAAGTACGGTCCCACCGCCTTCAACCAGAGCCCGCTGCGCATCACGCTGGTCCGCTCCCCCGAGGCCCGCGAGCGCCTGGTCGCCCACATGGCCGAGGGCAATCAGGCCAAGACCAAGGCCGCCCCGCTGGTCGCGATCCTCTCCGCGGACAACGAGTTCCACGACGAGCTCCCGGCCCTGCTCCCCCACTTCCCGCAGGCCAAGGACATGTTCTTCGCCGAGCGCCCGGTCCGCGAGCAGTCCGCCCTGCTGAACGCCGCCCTCCAGGCCGCCTACTTCATCGTCGGCGTCCGCGCCGCCGGCCTGGCCGCCGGTCCGATGACGGGCCTCGACTTCGCCGGCGTCCAGAAGGAGTTCCTGGACGACGACCACACCCCGCTGATGGTGGTCAACATCGGCAAGCCGGGTGAGGACGCCTGGTTCCCGCGCTCCCCGCGCCTGGCCTTCGACGAGGTCGTCACCACCGTCTGA